Proteins encoded by one window of Xylella fastidiosa:
- a CDS encoding undecaprenyl-phosphate glucose phosphotransferase: MLLADLNSVTDIASSPRLLSKYSAAADLILRVFDLTMVVLSGVLIYRLLFGNWMLTATYRIAIGNTLLYSVICFSFFPLYRSWRGRALARELLVISSAFCGVFILFSLHTLIVQLGHPVSWLWITFWFLGALSTLLSARVALRSLLNWLHMRGVDVQRIVVVGLRHPVMKIHHYLNRNTWTGMQLIGYFSTSYDVSVSEYVRRLPCLGIPDRLFDFLEKNHVEQVWISMPLGERDYIKTLLKKLERYPINVKLIPDLFDFGTLNQSGEQIGHVPVINLRQGGVDRDNYFFVAKTIQDKVLAMIALLLLWPLLIIIGIGIKFSSPGPVLFRQRRHGLNGREFYVLKFRSMRVHDDQSQHLKQASRNDSRITALGAFLRRTSLDELPQIFNVLGGSMSIVGPRPHAAQHNSYYEKLIQHYMQRHYVKPGITGWAQVNGFRGETQELRTMKKRIQYDLDYIRRWSLWFDFRIIVLTLVRVLGQKNAY, from the coding sequence ATGCTTCTGGCAGATCTGAACAGTGTTACTGATATTGCTTCTTCACCGCGGTTATTGTCGAAATATTCTGCTGCCGCTGATCTAATACTTCGTGTTTTTGATCTAACAATGGTGGTGCTGTCTGGTGTACTGATTTACAGATTGTTGTTTGGTAATTGGATGTTAACGGCCACATATCGTATTGCTATTGGTAACACGTTATTGTATTCGGTGATTTGTTTTTCTTTTTTCCCGTTGTATCGCAGTTGGCGTGGGCGTGCTCTGGCGCGGGAGCTGTTAGTAATTAGTAGTGCGTTCTGTGGTGTATTTATCTTGTTTTCGTTGCATACACTGATTGTTCAATTGGGACATCCTGTGTCCTGGTTATGGATTACTTTCTGGTTCCTTGGTGCGCTCTCTACCTTGTTGAGTGCGCGTGTAGCGCTTCGTAGTCTACTCAACTGGTTGCATATGCGTGGTGTGGATGTCCAACGTATTGTTGTGGTTGGGCTGCGTCATCCTGTGATGAAAATTCACCATTATCTGAATCGTAATACATGGACAGGGATGCAATTGATTGGGTATTTCAGTACTTCCTACGATGTCTCTGTATCTGAATATGTGAGGCGTCTTCCGTGTCTTGGGATTCCGGATAGATTGTTTGATTTTTTAGAAAAAAATCACGTTGAGCAAGTATGGATTTCGATGCCTCTCGGTGAGCGTGATTATATTAAGACGTTGTTGAAGAAATTGGAGCGTTATCCGATCAATGTAAAACTTATTCCTGATTTATTCGACTTTGGCACACTCAATCAGTCGGGTGAACAAATTGGTCATGTGCCTGTCATTAATCTTCGTCAGGGCGGGGTTGATCGAGATAACTACTTTTTTGTTGCCAAGACAATCCAGGATAAGGTGCTGGCCATGATTGCATTGCTATTGCTGTGGCCGTTGTTAATCATCATTGGGATTGGTATCAAGTTCAGTTCCCCAGGTCCGGTATTGTTCCGGCAACGCCGCCATGGCTTGAATGGGCGTGAGTTTTATGTGCTCAAATTTCGCTCGATGCGGGTGCATGACGATCAAAGTCAGCATCTGAAGCAAGCCAGTCGTAATGATAGTCGTATCACTGCTTTGGGTGCGTTCCTGCGTCGCACCAGTCTGGATGAGTTACCACAAATCTTCAATGTACTTGGCGGCAGTATGTCGATTGTTGGCCCGCGTCCTCATGCGGCTCAGCACAACAGTTATTACGAGAAGTTGATCCAGCATTACATGCAACGCCATTACGTCAAACCAGGGATTACTGGGTGGGCGCAGGTCAACGGTTTTCGTGGTGAAACACAAGAATTAAGGACAATGAAAAAGCGTATTCAGTATGATCTTGATTACATCAGGCGCTGGTCATTGTGGTTCGATTTTAGAATTATTGTTTTGACTTTAGTACGTGTACTTGGTCAGAAAAATGCTTATTGA
- a CDS encoding polysaccharide biosynthesis/export family protein → MKLTGRFNSIMSLSLMCAVTLMACNTAPHSLASSLPVPDALLFPQVQPEYKVAPGDLLLIKVFQVDDLERQVRVDNTGRITLPLLGSIEVSNKGAAELETLIANRYRSDYLQDPQVSVFIQEANARRVTVTGAVTEPGTYPLIGSNLTLQQVIAQAKGINTLASLQNVVVFRTVKGQKMLARFDLARIERGKDPDPEIYPGDLVVVYRSDMRLFLRTLVEITPFVMVWRAYR, encoded by the coding sequence ATGAAATTAACAGGACGTTTCAACTCGATAATGAGTTTGTCCTTAATGTGTGCGGTTACTCTGATGGCTTGCAATACCGCACCGCATTCTCTGGCCTCTTCTCTCCCGGTACCGGATGCACTGCTTTTTCCACAGGTGCAGCCTGAATACAAAGTTGCTCCTGGTGACTTATTGTTGATCAAGGTATTCCAAGTCGATGATCTGGAACGTCAGGTCCGTGTGGACAACACAGGGCGTATTACCCTGCCATTGTTAGGAAGCATTGAAGTATCCAATAAAGGTGCTGCTGAGTTGGAAACTCTGATAGCCAATCGTTACCGCAGTGACTATCTGCAGGATCCTCAGGTTTCTGTTTTTATCCAAGAAGCGAATGCACGCCGTGTCACCGTGACTGGTGCAGTGACCGAGCCGGGGACCTATCCATTGATCGGTAGCAATCTGACATTACAGCAAGTGATTGCTCAGGCTAAAGGTATAAACACGCTGGCGAGTCTTCAAAACGTGGTTGTATTCCGCACTGTCAAAGGGCAGAAGATGTTGGCGCGCTTTGATTTGGCACGTATTGAGCGTGGCAAGGATCCTGATCCTGAGATATATCCTGGTGATCTGGTTGTTGTTTACCGTTCCGACATGCGCTTGTTTTTGCGCACTCTGGTTGAAATTACCCCCTTCGTTATGGTCTGGCGCGCGTATCGATAA
- a CDS encoding polysaccharide biosynthesis protein GumE, protein MKKITKENSRNLLVGIVLFLGVAYNFPLAMINAKVFTVTPVMTYAVELVIYFACFMLGLSALHRKRVVLVMSGLGFLVALTLLRFLMSLDFDPKFFRDALIPFAFLILGAAYRGSLLRLFMGMSIFITFVAVFELMMPDVYGDIANPKSYFVNSRGASADGFWNEGSSLYLSATRPDERNFFAGSNLPRASSVFIEPVTMGNYIIFFAAIVLVFWRWMSVSELILSIAMIVFLIVASDGRLATGTCILMVLLAPFLKRFDQRFAFLLFFSVLLGGWFIVQLNGIHTYDKDTILSRTFFSVYSLAHLPLDSWFGLDVQSSYRYFDSGIAYFIASQSVITVLVFLLSYSFLFDMQSHEGRGFKNMAIFAFALSLLVSNSYFSIKTSALWWFTCGCLWNCSPNVLAAKRNLVEARVIAQVGVS, encoded by the coding sequence ATGAAAAAGATCACCAAAGAGAATTCACGGAATCTTCTTGTTGGAATAGTTCTGTTTTTGGGAGTGGCTTATAACTTTCCGTTAGCCATGATTAACGCCAAAGTTTTTACGGTGACTCCAGTGATGACTTATGCAGTGGAGTTGGTAATTTATTTTGCCTGTTTCATGCTCGGATTATCTGCATTGCATCGCAAGCGCGTTGTGCTTGTGATGAGTGGTCTCGGGTTTCTCGTTGCATTGACGTTACTACGGTTTTTGATGAGTTTGGATTTTGATCCAAAATTCTTCAGGGATGCGCTGATTCCGTTCGCTTTTCTGATACTCGGTGCAGCCTACCGTGGATCTTTGCTGCGTCTATTCATGGGCATGAGTATTTTTATTACTTTTGTTGCTGTTTTCGAGTTAATGATGCCAGATGTTTATGGCGACATTGCCAATCCGAAAAGTTATTTCGTGAATTCTCGTGGTGCTAGCGCAGACGGTTTCTGGAATGAAGGGAGTAGTTTGTATCTTAGTGCGACGCGTCCGGATGAGCGTAACTTCTTTGCTGGTTCGAATTTACCGCGTGCATCTTCTGTGTTCATTGAACCGGTGACGATGGGAAATTACATTATATTTTTTGCTGCAATTGTGTTGGTTTTCTGGCGTTGGATGAGTGTCTCCGAGTTGATTTTATCGATCGCAATGATCGTATTTTTAATTGTCGCTTCAGATGGCCGTTTGGCGACTGGTACATGCATATTAATGGTATTGCTTGCACCATTTCTTAAACGTTTTGATCAGCGTTTTGCGTTTTTGTTATTTTTTTCGGTGTTACTCGGTGGATGGTTCATAGTTCAGCTGAATGGTATTCATACATATGACAAGGATACGATTCTGAGCAGGACTTTTTTCAGTGTGTATTCATTGGCTCACTTGCCCTTGGATTCGTGGTTTGGCTTGGATGTTCAGTCGTCCTATCGTTATTTTGATAGTGGTATTGCTTATTTCATCGCGTCACAGTCAGTTATCACTGTACTTGTTTTTTTGTTGTCTTATTCATTTCTTTTCGACATGCAAAGTCATGAGGGGAGGGGATTTAAAAACATGGCCATATTCGCATTTGCATTGAGTCTTTTGGTATCAAATAGTTATTTTTCGATTAAAACGTCTGCGTTGTGGTGGTTTACGTGTGGCTGTCTTTGGAATTGCTCGCCTAATGTATTGGCTGCAAAAAGGAATCTTGTAGAAGCGAGAGTGATAGCACAAGTAGGTGTGTCGTGA
- a CDS encoding GumC family protein translates to MDYPNQTSSALFHSSEPLGLNLVDYLRVLLSQYWLIIGIAIGATSLTFGVSLLLPQKFRATATLQIERDVPKVMNVDNLIPVESPLDRDFYQTQYQLLQSRSLARAVIRKMNLGREPMFKPLVDKVLSKVQSLPVNTRNTAIESALIEMMLNSLKIEPILNSRLVYVHFDSHDPTLSAKVANAYAKMFIENNQQRRSNAFSFAMKYLAGRLEQLRIKVDKSERNVVAYSTDEKIVSVGDEKPSLSAQNLSDLNALLASAQNERIRAEASWRQASIGDGLSIPQVLSNLLVQSLRTDQANMVNEYQQKLSMFKPEYPEMQRLKARIKENTKQINAEVFNIRQSLKAQYEAALRQENLLNDRIAVLEKDELDLKTRLIRYNLLEREAETDRQLYDALLQRYKEISVLGDVGSNNVTVVDAADIPSRPISPNLLMNTILGGIFGVFLGLTVAMVRYSMHGAKRINVMSVE, encoded by the coding sequence ATGGATTATCCCAATCAAACTTCTTCCGCTTTGTTTCACTCCTCAGAACCATTGGGTCTGAATCTTGTTGATTATTTACGTGTATTGCTCAGTCAATATTGGCTGATTATTGGTATTGCTATTGGCGCAACTTCGCTAACTTTTGGTGTCTCGTTGCTGCTTCCTCAAAAGTTTCGTGCCACTGCAACGTTACAGATTGAGCGCGATGTGCCTAAGGTGATGAATGTCGATAATCTGATCCCTGTAGAGTCGCCGCTTGATCGTGATTTTTATCAAACTCAATATCAGTTATTACAGAGTCGTTCGTTAGCGCGTGCAGTCATTCGTAAGATGAACTTGGGTCGAGAGCCAATGTTCAAACCACTCGTTGATAAGGTATTGTCAAAGGTACAGAGTCTTCCAGTTAATACTCGTAACACGGCTATCGAGAGTGCATTGATAGAAATGATGTTGAACAGTTTAAAGATCGAACCAATCCTCAATTCGAGGCTGGTCTATGTGCATTTTGATTCTCATGATCCCACCTTATCGGCGAAGGTTGCTAATGCCTACGCCAAGATGTTCATTGAAAATAATCAGCAGCGTCGTTCAAATGCTTTCTCATTTGCAATGAAGTATCTTGCTGGACGCTTGGAACAGTTGCGTATCAAGGTGGATAAGTCAGAAAGGAATGTGGTTGCGTATTCAACTGATGAAAAGATTGTTTCTGTCGGTGACGAAAAACCATCACTCTCTGCACAAAACCTGAGTGATCTTAATGCGTTGCTGGCCTCCGCACAAAATGAGCGGATTAGGGCCGAAGCCTCTTGGCGTCAGGCCAGTATTGGCGATGGTCTGAGTATCCCTCAAGTGTTGTCTAACCTGTTGGTACAGTCTTTGCGTACCGACCAGGCGAATATGGTCAATGAATATCAGCAGAAATTATCCATGTTCAAACCGGAGTATCCGGAGATGCAACGGTTGAAAGCAAGAATCAAAGAAAATACTAAGCAAATTAATGCCGAGGTATTCAATATTAGGCAATCGTTGAAGGCCCAGTATGAAGCTGCATTACGTCAGGAAAATCTATTGAATGACCGTATTGCAGTGTTGGAGAAGGATGAGTTGGATCTGAAAACGCGTCTTATTCGTTACAACCTACTCGAGCGTGAGGCTGAAACAGATCGCCAACTTTATGATGCGTTGTTGCAACGTTATAAGGAAATTAGTGTGCTTGGCGATGTTGGTAGTAACAATGTGACGGTAGTGGATGCTGCAGACATTCCGAGCCGCCCGATTTCGCCGAATTTGTTAATGAACACGATATTGGGTGGAATTTTTGGTGTCTTTTTAGGTTTGACAGTTGCTATGGTGCGTTATTCCATGCATGGAGCGAAGCGGATAAACGTGATGAGTGTTGAATAA
- a CDS encoding acyltransferase family protein gives MINKKKYVPVGVGTLAHSPGSLSVGRDARIDAAKGLGIFLVVLGHAKGLPEWWVVLIYSFHVPLFFLLSGWAAGTNMRQSGFCECLLHLMRTLLVPYVFFFFVGYIYWLLTRHIGAKDLRWGMHPWWEPLNGLLMGGGTALYVQPSLWFLPALFVTKLTYQVLSKYVSLERLVLFGGIFSWVWVGFFPGFGVRFPFSLDELPIAFLFFVLGVMGRRTSWLRLLPKTRKANMILLAVLLFPWFLLALCNEKVDMNMLIFGNSPFIFHVSALLGVAIVLCMAALVEQWSLVQWAGRNTLLILCTHTLVFFVLFGVLSLLGGTSGLILALLFSAITLCFIPIFRWILMRWIPWSLGACSYMRARSS, from the coding sequence GTGATCAATAAAAAAAAGTATGTGCCAGTAGGAGTGGGGACATTAGCGCACTCTCCGGGATCTCTATCAGTTGGGCGTGATGCGCGTATTGATGCGGCGAAGGGACTGGGTATTTTTCTGGTGGTACTTGGTCATGCTAAAGGCCTCCCAGAATGGTGGGTTGTGCTGATTTACAGTTTCCACGTGCCGTTATTTTTTCTGTTATCTGGTTGGGCTGCTGGCACGAATATGCGTCAGTCTGGATTCTGCGAATGTTTGTTGCACTTGATGCGTACCTTACTGGTTCCATATGTATTCTTTTTTTTCGTTGGTTATATCTATTGGTTGCTTACACGTCATATTGGTGCGAAGGATTTGCGTTGGGGGATGCACCCTTGGTGGGAGCCGTTGAATGGTTTGTTGATGGGTGGAGGAACTGCTTTGTATGTCCAGCCGTCGTTGTGGTTTCTTCCAGCATTGTTTGTGACGAAATTAACCTATCAAGTGTTGTCTAAGTATGTTTCTTTAGAACGATTGGTCTTGTTTGGTGGGATATTTTCTTGGGTATGGGTAGGGTTTTTTCCTGGGTTTGGTGTGCGTTTCCCATTTTCTTTGGATGAATTGCCTATTGCATTTTTATTTTTCGTTCTTGGAGTGATGGGACGTAGGACGTCTTGGTTACGGCTGCTCCCGAAAACAAGAAAAGCGAATATGATTTTACTTGCTGTGTTGTTGTTTCCTTGGTTTCTGTTGGCGTTGTGCAATGAAAAAGTTGATATGAATATGCTTATTTTTGGCAATTCACCATTTATTTTTCATGTTTCCGCATTGTTAGGTGTGGCGATAGTGTTATGTATGGCAGCTCTTGTTGAACAATGGTCATTGGTACAATGGGCTGGGCGTAATACGCTGTTGATTTTGTGCACGCATACGCTAGTTTTTTTTGTGTTATTCGGAGTATTGTCTTTGCTCGGAGGGACATCTGGATTGATCTTGGCATTGCTTTTTTCAGCAATTACGTTGTGTTTTATTCCAATTTTTAGATGGATATTGATGAGGTGGATACCTTGGTCACTAGGTGCATGTTCATATATGCGAGCGCGTTCATCATGA